A genomic region of Spirochaetota bacterium contains the following coding sequences:
- a CDS encoding transglycosylase SLT domain-containing protein — protein sequence MGHKFRLIRIACYAIIVAAILLASETQLLSWGLFNLFTDTTYSSGGLEKVNAFDPDRDILYLPQFKGKDIFEASRDLSVCRNKAVRKHIYLYLTSKREYLIRAIERSYRYEAMIQEVMRKNKDIPEEVALLPLLESCFDPRAVSSSRAVGLWQFVDNTARPLGLRSDRWIDERRDIDKSTAAAVRHLRNIRGSFPDWALTLAAYNGGAGYVKRTMEKTGIRDFWKLREGGHLRDETSEYIPKYIALMVIYKNQRLFGVKDEITVPKKIETESYTLQQPVDLRNLSRVAGIPLQTIRDLNPELNATMTPPGIKNYRLRLPAEAVERLDAKSDTLYNIRTPRVASSRAKKGKNTASTTRQYKNKQRHSHYRNGGRRRL from the coding sequence ATGGGACATAAATTCAGACTGATACGAATCGCCTGCTACGCCATCATCGTTGCCGCAATCCTGCTGGCCAGCGAAACCCAGCTTCTCTCGTGGGGTCTCTTCAACCTGTTCACCGACACGACCTATAGCTCCGGGGGACTGGAAAAAGTGAATGCCTTTGACCCGGACCGGGACATCCTGTACCTGCCTCAATTCAAGGGAAAGGACATCTTCGAGGCATCCCGCGACCTGTCGGTGTGCAGGAACAAGGCTGTGCGGAAGCATATCTACCTGTACCTCACCAGCAAGCGTGAATACCTGATACGCGCCATCGAGCGCTCATACCGGTACGAAGCCATGATACAGGAAGTGATGCGGAAGAACAAGGATATCCCGGAGGAAGTGGCCCTGCTGCCGCTCCTGGAGAGCTGCTTCGATCCCCGCGCCGTTTCCAGCAGCCGCGCCGTTGGCCTGTGGCAATTCGTCGACAACACGGCGAGGCCCCTGGGCCTGCGCAGCGACCGGTGGATCGACGAGCGCAGGGACATCGACAAGTCCACGGCTGCAGCGGTCCGGCACCTCCGCAACATACGCGGCTCCTTCCCCGACTGGGCCCTTACCCTGGCGGCCTATAACGGCGGCGCCGGGTACGTGAAGCGCACCATGGAGAAAACCGGCATCAGGGACTTCTGGAAGCTCCGTGAAGGGGGCCACCTCAGGGATGAAACAAGCGAATATATCCCGAAATATATCGCCCTCATGGTCATATATAAGAACCAGCGCCTATTCGGCGTTAAGGATGAAATCACCGTCCCGAAAAAGATCGAGACGGAAAGCTATACGCTCCAGCAGCCCGTGGACCTGCGCAACCTGTCGCGCGTTGCCGGCATTCCGCTCCAGACCATCAGGGACCTAAACCCGGAGCTCAACGCGACCATGACCCCTCCGGGAATAAAGAATTACCGGCTCCGTCTTCCCGCGGAAGCGGTGGAACGGCTTGACGCCAAGTCGGATACGCTATACAACATCAGGACACCGCGCGTCGCCTCCTCCCGCGCGAAAAAAGGGAAAAACACGGCGTCAACGACCCGGCAATACAAGAATAAACAACGCCACAGCCATTACAGGAACGGCGGCCGCAGGCGCCTGTGA
- a CDS encoding FecR domain-containing protein, with protein sequence MRHLISILAISVIIAAVSSCKKDDSNKTITVNSLVGDVKVAAGGAERTAVVGDVLAAGDTVRTGTDSIADILFGDAGIMRIQPGSSVSMASIMDPATGDTRLDMPEGTVTVTLSKLKKGTFSVKTPTAVASVRGTTFRFSAGQKASRLDVVTGVVAVSPVQNNAVVPEVEKAVSANQTVELDEKTVKEVVEKKKEIKVAELKPEDIKKIRDEVKDIKPEVLDKLNNEARQEIKEKILPPAETKDSKKEEKPVKGKEQTRKMPTGMKAAEEKAPEKTQPAIPKPENKQKGKPKDESGSSPASVNVF encoded by the coding sequence ATGAGACACCTGATATCCATCCTTGCCATATCCGTCATTATTGCCGCCGTATCGAGCTGCAAAAAGGACGATTCCAATAAAACCATCACGGTTAACAGCCTGGTGGGCGACGTGAAGGTCGCCGCCGGCGGCGCGGAAAGGACCGCGGTCGTGGGGGATGTCCTCGCCGCTGGAGACACCGTCAGGACCGGGACCGATTCCATCGCGGACATTCTGTTCGGGGATGCCGGTATAATGCGGATCCAGCCCGGCTCCAGCGTTTCAATGGCGTCGATCATGGACCCCGCAACGGGCGACACGAGGCTGGACATGCCCGAGGGGACGGTCACCGTCACCCTGTCGAAGCTGAAAAAGGGGACCTTCAGCGTGAAAACGCCCACCGCTGTCGCGTCCGTGCGGGGCACCACGTTCCGCTTCAGCGCCGGCCAGAAGGCGTCGCGGCTCGACGTTGTCACCGGCGTTGTTGCGGTAAGCCCCGTGCAGAACAATGCCGTGGTCCCGGAGGTGGAAAAAGCCGTTTCAGCGAACCAGACCGTTGAACTCGATGAAAAGACGGTGAAAGAGGTGGTGGAGAAAAAGAAGGAGATCAAGGTCGCCGAGTTGAAGCCGGAGGATATCAAGAAGATTCGGGACGAGGTCAAGGATATTAAGCCGGAAGTTCTGGATAAGCTCAACAATGAGGCGCGGCAGGAGATAAAGGAAAAGATACTGCCTCCCGCCGAGACCAAGGACAGCAAAAAGGAAGAGAAACCGGTTAAAGGAAAGGAACAGACGCGGAAAATGCCCACTGGCATGAAAGCCGCTGAAGAGAAAGCCCCTGAAAAGACTCAACCGGCAATACCGAAGCCCGAGAATAAACAGAAAGGAAAACCGAAAGACGAGTCGGGAAGCTCGCCGGCGAGCGTGAACGTTTTCTAG
- a CDS encoding helicase-associated domain-containing protein yields the protein MKEINEPIKKLTPEDFKDLAARLQMKNKSKRDLVGALSTVTGLHTLLKSLDSTCHRVLMAAYGSPDGVTFVEIQKELKLDIPVIEKTADILSRNLLLYVTKNRQMLNTKMDKAYGIAEIAGLLRIVEPKALADRLHKNFLHLETQKQNQDHEKTLKDREIQGFLKFMAESGCIVTLDAAKNHLPQKSAEKTITGLLSQNIIQMYQCYRPDFNTYLILQDKISPSVALLDDHDDTRKKLKASNRYFQINNLMNTFDVISTFGLFLTKQQEFRKIDIRRISEAMLPLKDLNGADIPIEESAQLSMFILNRLGCLKLNKDIAGISLYDIRGELEQPLLLMKRMLKSAGASGPYDAFFKPPFEIPSYDFCKTIIKLLSKLKSATYGYLKITILTKTLSEASEKSFADGLIDQQEELERFGTVMNFLCLMGIIDVTGGRITLSDIGRDLASQMLKTYAEESAPAAKNIYINPDFTLIIPAQELPSDALYHLLTHTDIIKHDVIINTVISRPAIVRAQKRGMSLDKFLEMLALYSRNELPQNLDFLLREWSNQTINIKISQHILLTSSHPDFIDELMLGIAKEGIIERISQTHALVKKEYIDEIIKIGRKKDAVISLFNELEEED from the coding sequence ATGAAAGAAATAAACGAACCGATCAAAAAACTGACCCCGGAGGATTTCAAGGATCTCGCAGCCAGGCTCCAGATGAAGAATAAATCGAAACGGGACCTGGTAGGGGCCCTGTCCACCGTGACGGGGCTCCACACCCTGCTCAAGAGTCTGGACAGCACCTGCCACAGGGTGCTGATGGCGGCTTACGGGTCGCCCGACGGGGTGACCTTCGTGGAAATCCAGAAGGAGCTCAAGCTCGACATACCGGTCATTGAAAAAACCGCGGATATCCTTTCGCGGAACCTCCTCCTGTATGTGACCAAAAACAGGCAGATGCTCAATACCAAGATGGACAAGGCCTATGGCATAGCCGAAATCGCCGGCCTGCTCCGCATCGTCGAGCCGAAGGCCCTGGCAGACCGGCTCCACAAGAATTTTCTCCATCTGGAAACGCAGAAACAGAACCAGGATCATGAAAAGACCCTGAAAGACCGCGAGATACAGGGCTTTTTGAAATTCATGGCCGAATCCGGCTGTATCGTCACGCTGGACGCGGCGAAGAACCATCTGCCCCAGAAATCCGCGGAGAAGACAATAACCGGGCTCCTGTCGCAGAACATCATCCAGATGTACCAGTGCTACCGCCCGGATTTCAACACGTACCTTATTCTCCAGGACAAGATAAGCCCGTCCGTGGCGCTCCTGGACGACCATGACGACACGCGCAAGAAGCTCAAGGCGAGCAATCGCTATTTCCAGATAAACAATCTCATGAACACCTTTGACGTCATCTCCACGTTCGGGCTATTCCTCACCAAGCAGCAGGAGTTCAGAAAAATCGACATCAGGCGCATCTCCGAGGCCATGCTCCCCCTCAAGGACCTGAACGGCGCCGATATACCGATAGAGGAATCGGCGCAGCTCTCCATGTTCATCCTGAACCGGCTGGGCTGCCTGAAGCTGAACAAGGACATAGCCGGCATCTCGCTCTACGATATCCGCGGCGAGCTCGAGCAGCCGCTGCTCCTGATGAAGCGCATGCTGAAGAGCGCCGGCGCCTCAGGCCCCTATGACGCCTTTTTCAAGCCGCCCTTCGAGATACCGTCCTATGATTTTTGCAAGACGATCATCAAGCTCCTGTCCAAGCTCAAATCGGCGACGTACGGTTATCTGAAAATCACTATCCTGACCAAGACGCTGTCGGAAGCGAGCGAGAAGAGCTTTGCGGACGGCCTCATCGACCAGCAGGAAGAGCTCGAGCGCTTCGGCACGGTTATGAACTTCCTCTGCCTCATGGGCATAATCGACGTCACCGGGGGCAGGATAACGCTCTCCGATATCGGAAGGGACCTGGCGTCCCAGATGCTGAAAACCTATGCCGAAGAGAGCGCGCCGGCGGCGAAAAACATCTACATCAATCCGGATTTCACCCTCATCATACCGGCGCAGGAGCTCCCGTCGGACGCCCTCTACCATTTGCTGACCCATACGGACATCATCAAGCACGACGTCATCATCAACACCGTCATCAGCAGGCCGGCCATCGTGCGGGCGCAGAAACGGGGCATGTCCCTGGACAAGTTCCTTGAGATGCTGGCGCTCTATTCGCGAAACGAGCTGCCCCAAAACCTCGACTTCCTCCTGCGGGAGTGGTCAAACCAGACCATCAACATCAAGATATCGCAGCACATCCTTCTCACTTCAAGCCACCCGGATTTCATCGACGAGCTGATGCTGGGCATCGCCAAGGAAGGGATCATCGAGCGGATATCGCAGACCCACGCCCTGGTGAAAAAAGAATACATAGATGAGATAATTAAAATCGGCAGGAAAAAAGACGCGGTCATATCACTCTTCAACGAGCTTGAAGAAGAGGACTAA
- the lepB gene encoding signal peptidase I codes for MIQFLRFDGSTIEESRFSVISGRDSILFFLKRAVYLVLFVYSTLFLAAAIPFVKTPFIPIYFIGGCATAMFVLRLGNYIYRFVQYRTGGIAVTREGIELTEKDAVIKIPAADITYIEHNFLGNALIRQKYAKTSFPLMLLAEEDREKFLALFHDMAPRRTVLFRKIWDFVDAIVVALVLAVHIIQYIIQAYYIPTGSMEDTLKVGDHLFVEKITYGPVIPQMIGMKKPVHLTCMGIRKIKRGDIVIFRPPHDEDKDYIKRCIAVPGDRFEIKEGAVFINEKKTDEPYVKGITKPFNFGPTRQNEIEGVVPAGRIIVMGDNRENSQDSRFFGYLDIERIKGKAFILYWNTRQVFKLDFSRFGLIR; via the coding sequence ATGATTCAATTTTTACGCTTTGACGGTTCAACGATCGAAGAATCGCGGTTTTCTGTCATTTCCGGCAGAGACAGCATCCTGTTTTTCCTGAAACGGGCGGTGTACCTTGTCCTGTTCGTATACTCCACCCTGTTCCTTGCCGCCGCGATACCCTTTGTAAAGACCCCCTTTATTCCCATATACTTCATCGGGGGCTGCGCCACGGCAATGTTCGTCCTGAGGCTGGGCAATTACATTTACCGTTTTGTCCAGTACCGCACCGGCGGCATAGCGGTGACCAGGGAAGGGATTGAGCTTACCGAGAAAGACGCGGTCATAAAGATCCCCGCCGCCGACATCACCTACATCGAGCACAATTTCCTCGGCAATGCCCTTATCCGCCAGAAATACGCCAAGACATCGTTTCCCCTTATGCTCCTCGCCGAGGAGGACCGCGAGAAGTTCCTCGCCCTGTTCCATGACATGGCGCCCCGGCGCACCGTGCTCTTCCGCAAGATATGGGATTTCGTGGACGCCATCGTGGTCGCCCTGGTGCTGGCGGTCCATATCATACAGTATATCATCCAGGCCTATTACATCCCCACCGGCTCCATGGAGGACACCCTGAAGGTGGGGGACCACCTCTTTGTGGAAAAGATCACTTACGGCCCGGTCATACCGCAGATGATCGGCATGAAAAAACCGGTGCACCTCACCTGCATGGGGATCCGGAAGATCAAGCGGGGTGACATCGTCATCTTCAGGCCGCCCCATGACGAGGACAAAGACTACATCAAGCGGTGCATTGCCGTGCCGGGCGACCGTTTCGAGATAAAGGAAGGCGCCGTCTTCATCAACGAGAAAAAGACTGATGAACCCTACGTGAAGGGCATCACGAAGCCCTTCAATTTCGGCCCCACGCGTCAGAACGAGATCGAGGGGGTCGTCCCCGCCGGAAGGATCATTGTAATGGGCGACAACCGCGAGAACTCCCAGGACAGCCGCTTCTTCGGGTATCTCGACATCGAGCGCATCAAGGGCAAGGCATTCATACTCTACTGGAACACGCGGCAGGTCTTCAAGCTTGATTTCTCGAGGTTCGGCCTGATACGGTGA
- a CDS encoding SpoIIE family protein phosphatase, giving the protein MFHRIFLTRKEDRANYDIIRNDGAILHIEASIYARYNDNREIIGFSGILQDVTERIQAEQALKESEKKYRLLAENSNDIIWVLDAETLNFTYISPAILAMRGLTMEEGVRERLQDVFPPEHLKRVLWFIESELGKEKTGLYDPHRSIIFEAEQYTKDGGTIWVEINTRFLRDAEGTLVGVQGSTRNITDRKRLERERDTYAGHLEDLVDEKTRELSLRVEKNRQEMEAAQQVQRAILPQQPPRSSLVTVAYLYSPMDALGGDFLSFTSFKETDSLGIFIGDVSGHGVEAALYTMMIKAVSDRLLRDHGLNPADFLRVLNQELCKSMQSHFLSAIYGIVSRGDDTAASFTFAKAGHPFPVLYRKEMDAVSYVTAPGIALGLFNDIAQSPVAVPLQAGDRIFLYTDGFIEAVNEDREIFGFDAFLSLIHDAHRTGRSIEETLDYIAGAIDVFRRGASREDDMVLIGIEAR; this is encoded by the coding sequence GTGTTCCACAGGATTTTCCTTACCCGCAAAGAGGACAGGGCGAATTACGACATCATCCGTAACGACGGCGCCATACTCCATATTGAAGCATCCATCTACGCGCGCTATAACGATAACAGAGAAATAATCGGCTTTTCCGGCATTCTCCAGGATGTCACCGAGCGCATCCAGGCCGAACAGGCGTTGAAGGAAAGCGAAAAAAAATACCGCCTCCTCGCGGAAAATTCCAATGACATCATATGGGTCCTTGACGCCGAAACCCTCAATTTCACCTACATCAGCCCCGCGATTTTAGCAATGCGGGGGCTCACGATGGAGGAAGGAGTCCGCGAACGCCTCCAGGATGTTTTTCCCCCCGAGCATCTCAAACGGGTACTCTGGTTCATTGAAAGCGAGCTGGGAAAAGAGAAAACCGGCCTCTACGATCCGCACCGCAGCATCATCTTCGAGGCGGAGCAATACACGAAGGACGGCGGCACCATCTGGGTCGAAATCAACACGCGGTTCCTGCGCGACGCCGAAGGCACCCTCGTTGGAGTGCAGGGCTCCACGAGAAACATAACAGATCGCAAACGACTCGAGCGGGAACGGGACACCTACGCCGGGCACCTCGAGGACCTGGTGGATGAAAAAACAAGGGAGCTCAGCCTCCGGGTGGAAAAGAACCGCCAGGAAATGGAAGCGGCCCAGCAGGTGCAGCGGGCGATCCTGCCCCAGCAGCCGCCCCGGTCAAGCCTGGTGACGGTGGCGTACCTCTACTCCCCCATGGACGCGCTGGGCGGAGACTTTCTCTCGTTCACCAGCTTCAAGGAAACAGACTCCCTCGGCATTTTCATCGGCGACGTCTCCGGTCACGGCGTCGAAGCTGCCCTCTACACCATGATGATCAAGGCGGTCAGCGACCGGCTGCTGCGGGACCACGGGCTCAATCCCGCCGACTTCCTCCGGGTCCTCAACCAGGAGCTGTGCAAATCGATGCAGTCGCATTTTCTGAGCGCCATATACGGCATCGTGAGCCGTGGAGACGATACGGCCGCGTCCTTCACCTTCGCGAAAGCGGGTCACCCCTTCCCCGTCCTCTACCGGAAAGAGATGGACGCCGTTTCATACGTAACGGCTCCGGGCATTGCCCTTGGATTATTCAATGATATCGCCCAATCCCCGGTGGCGGTCCCCCTTCAAGCGGGGGACCGGATTTTTCTGTATACGGACGGTTTTATAGAAGCGGTAAACGAGGACCGCGAGATATTCGGCTTCGACGCCTTTCTCTCGCTGATTCACGACGCCCACAGGACCGGCCGGTCCATCGAAGAGACCCTTGATTACATCGCCGGGGCCATAGACGTATTTCGCCGCGGCGCTTCCCGGGAAGACGACATGGTCCTTATCGGCATCGAGGCGCGATAG
- a CDS encoding long-chain fatty acid--CoA ligase: MNRFNYYSESTIPGIFRNRVFNHGDETFLQQKRNGSWTSISWNEAASKIDAIASFLINAGIKPGDKVAIYSENRPEWVFADLAILSTGAADVTVYPTNSAPEAAHIIKDSDTRICFCSGEFQVKNLVSVLGELPLLEKIISFDDIASPEPKVTTLKKAMERESAALNREEIDRRIRAIDPAAVMTIMYTSGTTGNPKGVMLSANNMVAEVLHFVVHQPHPKKEIALSILPLSHALERSIGYYLILYNGGTIAYCRSPQHLLEDLVDIRPTCFISVPRIPEKIYEGILLKVAKASALKRALFGWAAGAGKKAAPYLDREAPLPRLLGLRFRLADKLVLSKMRAAIGMDRLSCLGTGGAPFGNEIHNFFSGIGIKILPGYGLTETAPVTHSHTHTNISPIKPGSVGQALPMTECKIANDGEILLRGPQLMMGYYKNEKATAEVFDADGFFMTGDIGHIDEDGYLYITDRKKDLIITAGGKNVAPQVIEGLLTASPLIEQASLIGDQRKYITALIVPDFTNLTDWARQNGITDTARESLVKNEKVKKHYDAIMEDVNRELGRVEQVKKYTLLTETFTQEKGELTPTLKIKRKAVQKNYSDFIEAMYRE, from the coding sequence ATGAATCGCTTTAACTATTACAGTGAATCCACCATTCCGGGGATTTTTAGAAACCGCGTTTTCAACCATGGGGACGAGACGTTTCTGCAGCAGAAACGCAATGGTTCATGGACATCGATATCATGGAACGAGGCCGCGTCGAAAATTGACGCCATAGCTTCGTTCCTTATAAACGCGGGAATAAAGCCCGGCGACAAGGTCGCCATCTATTCCGAAAATCGTCCCGAGTGGGTCTTCGCCGATCTGGCCATTCTCTCGACCGGCGCAGCGGACGTGACCGTGTATCCCACGAACTCGGCCCCCGAGGCCGCCCATATCATCAAGGACTCGGACACCCGCATCTGCTTCTGTTCCGGGGAGTTCCAGGTGAAGAACCTCGTGTCGGTCCTGGGGGAGCTTCCGCTCCTGGAAAAAATCATCAGCTTCGACGATATCGCCTCTCCGGAGCCGAAAGTCACCACCCTGAAAAAAGCCATGGAGCGGGAAAGCGCCGCGTTGAACAGGGAGGAGATCGACCGCCGCATCCGCGCCATCGATCCCGCGGCGGTCATGACCATCATGTACACCTCGGGGACCACGGGCAATCCCAAGGGCGTCATGCTCTCCGCGAACAACATGGTCGCCGAGGTCCTGCACTTCGTCGTGCACCAGCCGCACCCGAAGAAAGAAATCGCCCTTTCGATCCTGCCCCTCTCCCACGCCCTGGAGCGGAGCATCGGCTATTACCTGATACTGTACAATGGCGGCACCATCGCCTACTGCCGCAGTCCGCAGCACCTCCTCGAAGACCTGGTCGACATCCGGCCCACCTGCTTCATTTCGGTGCCCCGCATTCCGGAGAAGATCTACGAGGGTATCCTGCTGAAGGTGGCAAAGGCCTCCGCCCTTAAACGGGCCCTCTTCGGCTGGGCCGCCGGCGCGGGCAAAAAAGCGGCGCCCTACCTGGACCGGGAAGCGCCGCTGCCCCGCCTTCTCGGGCTGCGCTTCCGCCTTGCCGACAAGCTCGTGCTCTCGAAAATGCGCGCCGCCATCGGCATGGACAGGCTCAGCTGCCTCGGCACCGGCGGCGCTCCCTTCGGAAATGAGATCCACAATTTCTTCTCCGGTATCGGCATCAAGATCCTTCCCGGCTACGGCCTTACGGAGACGGCCCCGGTGACCCATTCCCACACCCACACGAACATCAGCCCTATCAAGCCGGGCAGCGTGGGCCAGGCCCTTCCCATGACCGAATGCAAGATAGCCAATGACGGCGAGATACTGCTCCGCGGGCCGCAGCTCATGATGGGCTATTACAAGAACGAAAAGGCCACGGCCGAGGTCTTCGACGCGGACGGCTTCTTTATGACCGGCGACATCGGCCACATCGACGAGGACGGCTACCTCTACATCACCGACCGGAAGAAAGACCTGATCATCACCGCGGGCGGCAAGAACGTGGCGCCCCAGGTCATCGAGGGCCTCCTCACGGCAAGCCCCCTGATCGAGCAGGCCTCCCTCATCGGGGACCAGCGCAAGTACATTACGGCCCTCATCGTGCCGGATTTCACGAACCTTACCGACTGGGCCAGGCAGAACGGCATTACCGATACGGCGCGCGAATCCCTGGTGAAAAACGAGAAGGTGAAGAAGCACTACGACGCCATCATGGAGGACGTGAACCGCGAGCTGGGCCGCGTCGAGCAGGTCAAGAAGTACACGCTCCTCACCGAGACGTTCACGCAGGAAAAGGGCGAGCTCACGCCGACGCTGAAGATAAAGCGCAAGGCCGTGCAGAAGAACTACAGCGATTTCATCGAGGCGATGTACAGGGAATAA
- a CDS encoding phosphatidylserine decarboxylase family protein yields MKKIIVFVSVAAIAVAVYFIAAGLSAKNPYLIGRWLPTDRTIINRWTDERISEADRDTRPLHPAVRELRELIEGDPEIYMIFTEMFEQVPATPEFRNDPTGRPQIRDYRQMLRVLNHIMATAPEFNKTDLVGFPINAIVNWPMATRAGTALFLNEKVNRCLKKILNQWALFLASKDSRYVLNDDPEKGWFGRDAKKAMPTFVEDYLCDPSAPYHGFASWDDFFTRKFRDGRRPLASPGDDAVIANACESAPYRLATAVKGTDRFWIKAQPYSLYHMMAGDPLVEQFIGGTVYQAFLSALSYHRWHSPVSGKIVKTRLVDGSYYAEALSAGFDPAGPNESQGYITQVAARALIFIQADNPAIGLMCVMFVGMAEVSSNEITVREGQRVRKGDQLGMFHFGGSTHCLIFRPAVGLEFDLHGETPGLHSKNIPVRSRIATVVRK; encoded by the coding sequence ATGAAAAAAATCATTGTCTTCGTCTCGGTGGCGGCCATTGCAGTGGCGGTGTACTTCATTGCCGCGGGTTTATCGGCGAAGAATCCCTACCTTATCGGCCGATGGCTCCCCACCGACCGGACGATCATCAACCGCTGGACGGATGAGCGGATCAGCGAAGCGGACAGGGATACCCGGCCGCTGCATCCGGCCGTGCGGGAGCTCAGGGAGCTGATCGAAGGAGACCCGGAGATATACATGATCTTCACCGAAATGTTCGAGCAGGTCCCCGCAACGCCGGAATTCAGGAACGACCCCACCGGCCGGCCCCAGATAAGGGACTACCGCCAGATGCTGCGGGTCCTCAACCACATCATGGCCACTGCGCCGGAATTCAACAAAACCGACCTGGTCGGCTTCCCCATCAACGCCATTGTGAACTGGCCGATGGCCACCCGCGCCGGAACAGCCCTCTTCTTGAACGAGAAGGTTAACCGCTGTCTGAAAAAAATCCTGAACCAGTGGGCCCTCTTCCTGGCGTCGAAGGATTCCCGCTACGTCCTGAACGACGATCCGGAAAAAGGCTGGTTCGGCCGCGACGCGAAAAAGGCCATGCCAACCTTCGTCGAGGATTACCTGTGTGATCCTTCGGCGCCCTATCACGGTTTCGCCTCCTGGGACGATTTCTTCACACGGAAGTTCCGCGACGGCCGGCGCCCGCTGGCGAGCCCCGGGGACGACGCGGTCATAGCCAACGCCTGCGAATCAGCTCCCTACCGCCTGGCAACGGCGGTGAAGGGCACCGACCGGTTCTGGATCAAGGCCCAGCCCTATTCGCTCTATCACATGATGGCGGGAGACCCCCTGGTGGAGCAGTTCATCGGCGGCACCGTGTACCAGGCCTTCCTGAGCGCCCTGAGCTATCACCGGTGGCACAGCCCCGTCAGCGGGAAGATCGTGAAGACCAGGCTCGTGGACGGGTCCTATTACGCGGAGGCCCTCTCGGCAGGATTCGATCCGGCCGGGCCTAACGAGTCGCAGGGATACATCACCCAGGTCGCGGCCCGGGCGCTGATATTCATACAGGCCGACAATCCGGCCATCGGCCTCATGTGCGTGATGTTCGTGGGGATGGCGGAGGTATCGTCAAACGAGATAACGGTACGGGAGGGCCAGCGCGTGCGGAAGGGCGACCAGCTCGGCATGTTCCATTTCGGCGGTTCCACCCATTGCCTGATATTCCGTCCCGCGGTCGGGCTCGAGTTCGACCTGCACGGCGAAACCCCGGGGCTCCATTCGAAAAACATCCCCGTCAGGTCTCGCATCGCCACTGTTGTGCGAAAATAG
- a CDS encoding PAS domain S-box protein, giving the protein MDLSENQESFTKILELSPILIFIHTDGVISYANSYTAALLAGGNRSIIIGQPLSRFINPDYHDLYFRSLALRKKSQDTIQYSKQALMSQDGSELFVRGSSTPIIFDGTPSILVICENITETNELMTALQDSEEKFRLLVESARDIIYKCTSRGDFVYMNPAGLEKLGYDPEILYRLNYTDIIPPELKAQEYGFYRDQLQKKTPETYHELPILKSDGTAIWFGQYVILTHDKGAPYFYGVARDITELRDMRISLEQSEKKYRNILENMGEGYFETDLDGRFTYLNNAAFQLSGLTREQLEQGIEYTSIMTPRTA; this is encoded by the coding sequence ATGGACCTGTCTGAAAATCAAGAAAGCTTCACCAAAATACTGGAATTATCCCCTATCCTTATTTTCATCCATACCGACGGTGTCATCTCATACGCAAATTCCTACACCGCCGCACTGCTGGCCGGCGGAAACCGGTCAATTATAATCGGCCAACCCCTTTCCCGGTTTATCAATCCCGACTATCACGATCTCTATTTCCGCAGCCTGGCTCTGCGCAAAAAGTCGCAGGATACGATCCAGTACTCCAAGCAGGCGCTGATGTCACAGGACGGAAGCGAGCTGTTCGTGCGCGGATCGAGCACGCCCATCATTTTCGACGGGACGCCGTCGATACTGGTTATCTGCGAGAATATCACGGAAACGAATGAACTCATGACGGCGCTGCAGGATAGCGAGGAAAAATTCAGGCTCCTCGTTGAAAGCGCCCGTGATATCATTTACAAATGCACCTCTCGCGGCGATTTCGTGTATATGAATCCGGCCGGACTCGAAAAGCTCGGCTACGATCCTGAAATTCTCTACCGCCTCAACTACACTGATATCATTCCTCCGGAGCTTAAAGCCCAGGAATATGGTTTTTACAGGGACCAGCTCCAAAAAAAAACTCCTGAAACCTACCATGAGCTGCCCATTCTAAAAAGCGACGGCACGGCAATCTGGTTCGGCCAGTATGTCATACTGACCCATGACAAAGGGGCCCCCTATTTTTACGGCGTCGCCCGGGATATCACCGAACTGCGCGACATGAGGATTTCCCTTGAACAATCCGAGAAAAAATATCGGAACATACTTGAAAATATGGGCGAAGGCTATTTTGAGACCGACCTGGACGGCAGGTTTACCTATTTGAACAATGCCGCCTTTCAGCTGTCAGGACTGACGCGGGAACAGCTGGAACAGGGCATAGAGTACACGAGCATCATGACGCCCCGGACGGCGTAG
- a CDS encoding SemiSWEET family sugar transporter: MDMTTLLGYAAGALTTIAFIPQVIRTWKTKSAKDISLGMFVTFCLGVSLWLMYGIILHSLPVIIANAAVLALSMVILIMKLKY; encoded by the coding sequence ATGGATATGACAACACTGCTGGGCTACGCCGCCGGCGCCCTTACAACGATCGCTTTCATTCCGCAGGTGATACGGACTTGGAAGACAAAATCGGCGAAGGACATCTCCCTCGGCATGTTCGTCACCTTCTGCCTGGGCGTTTCATTGTGGCTCATGTACGGGATCATCCTTCATTCGCTTCCCGTCATCATCGCCAATGCGGCGGTGCTGGCACTCTCGATGGTGATCCTGATCATGAAATTGAAATACTGA